In Hydrogenispora ethanolica, the genomic window AGTGGGGAACTGGTCCCGGCCCCAGCGACCCGCAGCTGCCAAAGTGTGGCGCTTCCGTTATAATTTATACCAATACCAGAGATTTGTTAATTTGAAAAACACCTGCCAGTCCAAGCAACCCTTGCCGCGGTACATAGGTTATGGAAAGGGGAAAATAGAGATGCAACCTAAAAAAGTTCGCTCCGGCTCTGGCCTGGTGTTGGTGGTGGCGTTAGTTCTGGGCGCTGGATATCTCGCCCGCGGCTTGAAGCTATGACGTTTTTCGTTCCGGCTCCCCATGCAAAACAAAAACCGGCCAGTCTTTTTTAGAAGGCTGCCGGTTTTTTGATCGGAATGAAAGGCTTACAAAACGTTTTCGCCGCTCTCTTTGGTGCGGACCCGGACCACCTCGTCGATGGCGGAGATGAAGATCTTCCCGTCGCCGGCGGCGCCGGAACCGCTGATGTCGCAGATGGTGTCGACCACCGCCTGGCATTCGGAATCCTTGACGACCAGCATGATCAGTTTTTTGGGCAAAAAATCGACCCGGTACTCGCCCACCCGCCATTGCAGGGAGATGCCCCGCTGACTGCCGCGGCCCTTGACATCGAACACCGTCATCCCGAAGATATTCAGTTTTTCCAAAGCCTCTTTCACTTCGCCCAGTTTCTCTTCGCGAATGATCGCTTCGATCTTTTTCATGGCCCAATCCTCCTCTTCGAAAATTCCCTTAGTAATATGCTTCCTCGCCGTGCTGGGAGATGTCCAGGCCGACTTGTTCCTCGGCATCGGTGACGCTCAGGCCCAAGACCAGATCGATCAGTTTGGCCAGGCCGTAAGTAACCGCGAACGAGAAGACGATCACCACGGCGGCGGAGATGACCTGCGCTCCCAGCAAGGCGCCATTACCGAGAAGCAGTCCGTCGGCTCCGGCCGGGTTAATGGCTTTGCTGGCGAAGATGCCGGTGGCGATGGCGCCCCAGAGACCGCCCATGCCGTGGCAGGCCCAGACATCCAACGATTCGTCGATCTTCCAGTGATTCCGGATCATGATGCAGAAGTAGGAGATGGCCGCTCCGACCGCGCCGATGACAATGGCGGAGGCAGGGGAGACGAAACCGGAGGCTGGAGTGATCGAGACCAGGCCGACGACTGCGCCGGTGGCCATGCCGATGGCGCTGGGACGGCGATAGAGCCAGTTGATCGCCATCCAGGTCAAGCCGGCGGCGGCGGCCGCGGTGTTGGTGGTCAGGAAGGCGTTGACGGCCAGACCGTTGCTCCCGAGCGCGCTGCCGCCGTTAAAGCCGAACCAGCCGAACCAGAGCAGGGCCGCGCCGATGACCGTGAAAGGCACGTTGTTCGGCTCCATGGCCACGGTGCTGAATCCCTTGCGTTTCTTGATCACCATCGAGAAGGCCAGGGCCGAGAATCCGGCCGTGATATGGACCACGGTGCCGCCGGCGAAGTCCAGCGCGCCGAGATTCCGGATCCAGCCGCCCAGGGCCCAGACCCAGTGGCAAACCGGATTATAAACCAAAGTCGCCCACAGCACCGAGAAGATTAAGAAGCTGCTGAACTTGATCCGTTCCACGAATGCTCCCGAGATTAAGGCGGGGGTAATGACGGCGAACATCATCTGAAACGTTGCGAAGGCCAAATGGGGAATGGTCGTCGCGTAGTCGGGGTTCGGAGCATACCCCACGCCGCTCAATCCCAGCCATTTGAAGGTGCCGATCAGGCCGTGCACATCCGGGCCGAACGATAAGCTGTATCCGTATACGATCCATTGAATGCTGATCAAAGCGATCATCGAAAAGCTGAACATGATCGTTGAGAGCAAATTCTTCTTCCGGACCATCCCGCCATAGAAAAGGCCCAGCGCCGGAGTCATCAACATGACCAAAGCCGATGAAATTAATATCCATGCGGTGTCGCCGGTGTTCATCAATCCAACCTCCTAAAGTAATGTATGTGTAATATTACATATGGATGATATCATATAACTAACATTCGATCAACATTGATATACTATTTATATAATTAAAATGTATATATTGCTCATATATTAACAAATAAGTTACACAATAGTGCGACTTGGAAAGCGAAAGGGGGTGACTGAGAAAAGAAAAACTCCGCGCGATGGCGGAGTTTACAGGGAGGAGGTTTGTATGTTCGAAGAGCCGATTCTTTGCAAGGGGATGGCCCCGAGATTGCGGTAGCGATCGTGAGGCCGTTCGGCATTGTAATGATGCAGCCAACGTTCGAACTCTTCCTGCAGTTGTTCGACGCTCTGCAACGGCGGCGCCTGACAGAGCGGATTGAAGAATTCGGCAACGGCGATGTTTTCAAACCGTTCGATGAATCCGTTGGTCCGGTGGAGATCCGATTGAATCACGCGGTGATCGATCTCGTTGAGAGCCAGATAGAGTTGATAGTGATGCCGTGGTCCGCCGTAATACTCCCGGTTTTTATTGGTGATGACGGCGGCTACCGGCAGCTGGCGGCCGCGAAAGAAAGGCAGAACGTCGTTGTGCAGGAGGGCTACCGCGCAATCCGGGACTTTGCTGGGATGGATCAGCCCAAAGGCATAGCTGCTGAAGGTGTCGATGACGATGTGCAGGTAGAGCTTTCCCAAATGTTTGAGCGATTTGAGGAACAAAGTATCCTGAGCCAGGACTTCCCCGGGCCGGACGCTCTCGTCGTTCCGCTCCCGCAGACAGGGGTTGGCGGCTTCCAATAGATGCAGCTGTTCGTCGCTGAGCACCGAAAAATCGGCGGCGTGATTCGTCTCCAGCGCGTTCAATCGCTCTGTCTTGGTGCCTAGGTGATATTTGATCAGAATGTTTTGGACCGTCGGCGAACTGATTTTGATATTGTATTTTTTGAGATGCTCGCTGATGCGGATGCACCCCCAACCCGGGTGTTCGAGGCAGAGACCCAGGATTCGCTGGACGGTCGCGGGCGGAGTGGACTTGGGATGTGATTTGGGAACGAGCGGGGCCGCGTATAGGCTTTCGATGCCCTCGCTTTGATATTTCTGTTTTAGTTCCGACATCACGGAAGGCGAGGCGCCACGATGGTAAGCGTTGCCGATGTTGCTCAGTGCCAATGACAGATCGTTGATGCTTACCCGTGTGGGACTGGTCTTATCGGAGCAGCTCATGGTTATCCCTTCCTTTCGTGACGATGCCGGCACGGACGTTTGTTTTGGTCCGGGGTATTCATCTGAATGTTGACACTAAGATAACTCGAGGTAAACAGAAAAGTAGCGTTCCTCGGATTATATTATTCTTAATATTAACATATATATTACACTTATTCAATCGATACTGGAATATATAACATAAATATTACATTAAGAAATGTTGAAAAAGGCGGCGCACACGGCGCCGCCCGGGGTTCCGGAGAATGCTAGTGGTCGGAAGGAGAATAGCCGAGCGACAAGGAGATTGCTTTGGCCGCGGCTTGCAGTTGTTCGAGGAGAAGCTGCTCCTCGGGGGTTAAGGATGTACCGGAGACGGGACGGAAGACACTCAGGGCGCCGCTGCAGATCTTCAGATAATTGAAGATCGGCACGCTGATTTCCCGAACTGTGCCGCTGAAATCGCTGACCTCGGCGGCGAAACCCTGCTGGTGAATGGAATCCAGGACCGCGGCGAACCGGCCCGGGTCGCTGAGGAGCTGGCTGCCGGAGAAGAACTCGCTCCATTTGCGGCGTTCGTCGGCGGGGAGAAAAGCCAACATCACCTTGCCGGAGCTGGTCTGGCAGGAGGGGACCGGGATGCCGGTCTGGATCCCGAACTGGATCGGTCCCGAAGCTTTGATGCAGTCGGAATAGATGACGTTGTGGTTGGATAACACGGATAGATAAATTGATTCCCTTAAATCCGAGGCCAGCTGGTTCATGTAGGGCAGGGCGATGGGTCTGAGTTCCACCGACTGCAACGCGGCGTTACCGATCAGGAACGCCTTGTACCCCAACCGGTAATGACCGGTCAACTTGTCGCGGTCGACGAACCCGCTGCGGCATAAGGTGTTTAATAAACGATACGTCGTACTGATGCTGAGTTTGGAGATCTGACTGAGCTTGGTGAGGCTGAGTAGGCTGTTCTGTTCGGCCAGTATTTCGAGGAGTGCCAGCGTCCGTTCGACGGTCTTGACTTTGATCTCGCGAAGTTCCGAGGCTTTTTTCAAAAAAACCACCTTCTAACCTTCTTCGGCATATCGGGGCGGGGTTGGATGGAAAACGAAAATGGAAGATGCCGTTTCCTTCCGGCGAGCGCGCCACGAAGCGGCGACCGATGCGGTGAAAGGAGTGGGGCGCATTTTCCGCGCGGGTATGCTGAAGAAAACCATCTTGTAATTGATTCTGATTCTATGATAAATGATATGTTCGTGTCAATAGTTTTGCAATTTTTACAAGAAACTAACACGCACTTAATACGCAGCCGGTTTTTGCCGGCAATTTTCCAGCGATCGCCATCCTTCATAACAGACGAATAACAATCGCGCTCCTTTCTCAAAGGGATCGAAACGGTTTTCGGGATGGTTTTTCCGCTGTAAAAAAGGGTAATTCGGGTCGTGGTCGAATAGATATGTCAAGTCGGATATTCCCTCTTTTTGGGGATTTGTTTTACGGAGAGGAATGGAAGGTTCCGAAAACGATCGTGATAAGCTGAATTCAATTTCTCATCAGCATCATGTCCTTAAGGCCGGACATGATGGAAAAAATGAAGGGAATCAAGTCGGGATATGATTCCGGGGCGGCGCGAACCGCTCTCCGGTTGAAAGGAGCATGGCTATGTCGATACAGACGGAACGTTCGAAGATCTTACTCATCGGAGCGGGACCGGTCATCATCGGACAGGGCGGCGAGTATGATTATGCCGCGGTGCAGGCGGGCCGCTATTTGCGCGCCTCCGGCCATTCTTTGGTGGTCGTCAACAGCAATGCGGCTGCGCTCGGGACCGACCGGGAGGAGGCGGACCGGACCTATCTGGAACCGCTGAATGCCGGGGTGCTGGAGCAGATTATCATCAAGGAACAGCCGCATGCCGTGGTGACCACACTGGGCGGGCAGACCGCCCTGAACCTCGGATATCGCTTGGCCCGCGACGGCGTCTTCCAGCGCTATCATGTGGAGCTGCTCGGTCCGGCGCCGGAAACCGTGGCGCATACCGAAGATCCGGCCCGGCTGCAAGCGACATTGCCAGGGCTGGGACTGCCGGTTCATCGTATCCACGCCGCGGAAAGCATCGGGGCAGGAATTGAGCTGGGCCGAAGCCTCGGTTTTCCGGTGGTGGTCAAGAGCCGGGGGGCCCTCGAAGGCGCTGGAGT contains:
- a CDS encoding P-II family nitrogen regulator → MKKIEAIIREEKLGEVKEALEKLNIFGMTVFDVKGRGSQRGISLQWRVGEYRVDFLPKKLIMLVVKDSECQAVVDTICDISGSGAAGDGKIFISAIDEVVRVRTKESGENVL
- a CDS encoding ammonium transporter, with protein sequence MNTGDTAWILISSALVMLMTPALGLFYGGMVRKKNLLSTIMFSFSMIALISIQWIVYGYSLSFGPDVHGLIGTFKWLGLSGVGYAPNPDYATTIPHLAFATFQMMFAVITPALISGAFVERIKFSSFLIFSVLWATLVYNPVCHWVWALGGWIRNLGALDFAGGTVVHITAGFSALAFSMVIKKRKGFSTVAMEPNNVPFTVIGAALLWFGWFGFNGGSALGSNGLAVNAFLTTNTAAAAAGLTWMAINWLYRRPSAIGMATGAVVGLVSITPASGFVSPASAIVIGAVGAAISYFCIMIRNHWKIDESLDVWACHGMGGLWGAIATGIFASKAINPAGADGLLLGNGALLGAQVISAAVVIVFSFAVTYGLAKLIDLVLGLSVTDAEEQVGLDISQHGEEAYY
- a CDS encoding helix-turn-helix domain-containing protein, with the translated sequence MSCSDKTSPTRVSINDLSLALSNIGNAYHRGASPSVMSELKQKYQSEGIESLYAAPLVPKSHPKSTPPATVQRILGLCLEHPGWGCIRISEHLKKYNIKISSPTVQNILIKYHLGTKTERLNALETNHAADFSVLSDEQLHLLEAANPCLRERNDESVRPGEVLAQDTLFLKSLKHLGKLYLHIVIDTFSSYAFGLIHPSKVPDCAVALLHNDVLPFFRGRQLPVAAVITNKNREYYGGPRHHYQLYLALNEIDHRVIQSDLHRTNGFIERFENIAVAEFFNPLCQAPPLQSVEQLQEEFERWLHHYNAERPHDRYRNLGAIPLQRIGSSNIQTSSL
- a CDS encoding IclR family transcriptional regulator — translated: MVFLKKASELREIKVKTVERTLALLEILAEQNSLLSLTKLSQISKLSISTTYRLLNTLCRSGFVDRDKLTGHYRLGYKAFLIGNAALQSVELRPIALPYMNQLASDLRESIYLSVLSNHNVIYSDCIKASGPIQFGIQTGIPVPSCQTSSGKVMLAFLPADERRKWSEFFSGSQLLSDPGRFAAVLDSIHQQGFAAEVSDFSGTVREISVPIFNYLKICSGALSVFRPVSGTSLTPEEQLLLEQLQAAAKAISLSLGYSPSDH